Genomic segment of Triticum aestivum cultivar Chinese Spring chromosome 6A, IWGSC CS RefSeq v2.1, whole genome shotgun sequence:
ATTTATTTTTCTCGTAAAATGCAGAGACAGGTCGGGCGTTAGCCACTGCATTACATGGCGTTCTGCACTTCGCTGTAAACGTGTCAATATCAATGGTGCTACAGCATTTGGAGTTTCAGGTTTGTCTGGTTTAGTTTTATGAGTTTCATCTTTTTATATTACATACATGCCAGGTTTTTTGCCACCCGTGGGCTATACCATTGCATGGGTTGCCGTCCCGTCGCTGCCTCGAGATTTGCTCCGCAGTTGTAGAGCCAACTCACACAGCCATTTAATAAGAAGttaccattaattaattaagacGATTGCACCGACAACTATAGTGCAGCATGTCAGCTAGTGGCAGAAGGATATTTGGTTACTACTGCGTGTAATTTttgtttgtttatttattttattttattctggCATGGTTAAATGAGgctagctaacaccctctttagaaagagagaatcacatctggtgacttttagtagtggccaacactctagccagattgatttcatcctctcgagaagagaagataggcgtgcgtgcctagactgtaaggtgatacctggggagagtgttgtaccccagcataagctggtggttgctgacttccgctttcggattcgtgtccagcggaataagcgtgccaaggtcgctagaacgaagtggtggaagctcaagggggaggtagctcaggtgttcaaggagagggtatttaaggagggcccttgggaggaaggaggggatgcggacaatgtgtggatgaagatggcgacttgcattcgtaaggtggcctcggaggagtttggagtgtccaggggaaggagaagcgaagataaggatacctggtggtggaatgatgatgtccagaaggcgcttaaagagaagaaagattgcttcagacgcctatacctggataggagtgcagacaacatagagaagtacaagatggcgaagaaggccgcaaagcgagctgttggtgaagcaaggggtcgggcatatgaggacctctaccaacggttaggcacgaaggaaggtgaaagggacatctataagatggctaagatccgggagaggaagacgagggatattggccaagtcaaatgcatcaaggacggagcaggccaactcttggtgaaggacgaagagattaagcatagatggcgggagtacttcgacaagctgttcaatggggagaatgagagttctaccattgaaccgaatgactcctttgatgagaccagcatgcgttttgtgcggcgcatccaagagtctgaggtgaaggaggctttaaaaaggatgaaaggaggcaaggcgatgggccctgattgtatccccattgaggtgtggaaaggtctcggggacatagcgatagtatggctaaccaagcttttcaacctcatttttcgggcaaacaagatgccagaagaatggagacggagtatattagtaccaatcttcaagaacaagggggatgttcagagttgtactaattaccgtggaattaagctgatgaaccatacaatgaagctatgggagagagtcattgagcaccgcttaagaagaatgacaagcgtgaccaaaaatcagtttggtttcatgcctgggaggtcgaccatggaagccattttcttggtacgacaacttatggagagatatagggagcataagaaggacttgcatatggtgttcattgacttggagaaggcctatgataagataccgcggaatgtcatgtggtgggccttggagaaacacaaagtcccagcaaagtacattaccctcatcaaggacatgtacaataatgttgtgacaagtgttcgaacaagtgatgtcgacaccgatgacttcccgattaagataggactgcatcaggggtcagctttgagcccttatctttttgcattggtgatggatgaggtcacaacgggtatacaaggagatatcccatggtgtatgctctttgcggatgatgtggtgctagttgacgatagtcggacgggggtaaataggaagttagagttatggagacaaaccttggaatcgaaagggtttaggcttagtagaactaaaaccgagtacatgatgtgcggtttcagtactactagctgtgaggaggaggaggttagccttgatggccaggtggtacctcggaaggacacctttcggtatttggggtcaatgttgcaggaggatgggggtattgatgaagatgtgaaccatcgaatcaaagccggatggatgaagtggcgccaagcttctggcattctctgtgacaagagagtgccacaaaagctaaaaggcaagttctacaggacggtggttcgacccgcaatgttgtatggcgcggagtgttggccgactaaaaggcgacatgttcaacagttaggtgtggcggagatgcgtatgttgagatggatgtgtggccacacgaggaaggatcgagtccggaatgatgatatacgagatagagttggggtagcgccaattgaggagaagcttgtccaacatcgtttgagatggtttgggcatattcagcgcaggcctccagaagctccagtgcatagcggacggctaaagcgtgcggagaatgtcaagagagggcggggtcgaccgattttgacatgggaggagtccgttaagagagacctgaaggattggagtatcgacaaagagctagctatggacaggggtgcgtggaagcttgctatccatgtgccagagccatgagttggttgcgagatcttatgggtttcacctctagcctaccccaacttgtttgggactaaaggctttgttgttgttgttgttgttgatggttAAATGAGGACACATGCCAGTGCTAGGTCCAGCTTATTCGCACAGACCATTTGTTTTTATCATTACCTGCAACCGATTCCAGACTAGGAGAAGACTAGAATTATATACGGTGCCATGATTTCCTAAGAAGCTTTGTCGATACTATTTTTGCCAAATTTGATAGTGTCAATGTGGGGCTGTGGTCTTTATAGACATAAAACAGAACTGTTTATACTTTATTTTACATGAGAAACTTGGAGTCAATGTGATATTAAGATTTATTCAATACTGTcagctatcttcttcattgctcctctgctaCTGCTAGTTTTCCTTTTAATATTTCCAGTTAAGTTATGCAGTAGTAACAGCGGAAGCACTAGACAATCGCATCCGTCCGTAGTAACAGGGGTTTATCCAAACTCAAGATAAGGTGGTTTTGATAGGTTAGTTGAAACAAGGAGGAGATAAAGAGGGTGATTTGATTCATCCAATGTAGCCAAGACATGTGGCGTCTTCGATTCATACGTGAAAAGATCGTCCCATTGAATGATAGATGTTATATGCTCGTCTGACGTGTAACTGCTATGTTTCACTGTACATGTCAGACCTAATTGCTATAGTTAATTTTTTTAGGGGATAATTGCTATAGTTAATGACCATATGGCTATCACAATACTCTAAACATATAGCTACATTCAACAACCGAATATTGCCCGTGCATCAAGTGAATCAAACGGTGGATGGATGCGGGGGTATAGCCTGGGGGGGTGGGGGTGGATAGAGGCTATTTTCCTTATTACATGATGAATGAAGAATTTCTCTTCATAAATATAACAGTAATTCTTAATTGTATTTGGATTTCAATGAGATTATATGTTAGATGCTCATTTGTTCTTATTGATTTTAAGGAACTCCCGCTGACTGTGCCTCTTTAGGCATCTCTGGGAAGCTCTTTGATGGTTTGGTTCCTGATTTGGTAAGTTTTGGAGTTTCTTCATGGATTATTATGCTCTTTTATGGTTTTACGCAAGTGTGTAAGAAGTGGCTCTCTGTGTACATAACTACCTACCGATAATCTTGTCTGAAATAATTTCGGATTCCATgtttcttcattttatttttaaTGCAGGTGCTTAGCGGAATCAACATTGGCAATAATTGTGGATTACATGTGTAAGTATCTTTGCATGTGCATGCCAAAATGACATGTTTGTATTTTTCATCAAAATTACTTGATGTTAACCGATGCCAGAGTATCAATAGAAACCATTAAAGGTCAAAAGCAACAAGTAGAACCACATGCGGTGTTTTGGGCAGTCTAACTGTTTATTGGAATTATTACCATCAACTTAATTGTATTGCTTTGATCTTATCAATGAATTGTGAGCACTTGTGTTTTTCGTGTGTAGTGTATATTCTGGAACAGTTGCTGGTGCTAGGGAGGCATTTATATATGGGATTCCTGCATTAGCTATGTCATACAATTGGTATGCGATGTTTCTTCTAATATAATTCTCTGTATTTACTATCATTTTAATGTGCAAATAGTACATTCATATTTTAACCAAACGTTTCAGGCATCTGTACATTCTGGAACGTGATAACAAATTTGTTATATGTTCATATTATGTTATTTATTCAATGTCTTTTTTCTTCATATTTGTGATATTGTCATCATGTATCATTTGAAATACTGTTATCTGCAAAGTAACAACGAACTGGCAGCTTGCTGTACTTCTGATGTGTTCAAAACCTTCAAAAAGCGCAACAAATAAATGATTTTGTCCAACATGTGAAACAAAGAAGCAGCAGAGTTTGCTCACCTGAAGCTCTGAAACCTCATAATTATCTTTCAGCATCTGAAATGGCTGTGGCTGATATAAGAAAGCAGGAGTCACCAGTGATTTGCGTAAGcaatagtttttttttgaaatattcctcatttcctctttgggaAATTTAGGTAATTCcagagctgcgggtgcgcgcgctgacaggcgtgccctggggctccggcttgacggggcggatgtggaggcagggggagccgccggacgaggaggaggaccccccggtctccatgcacctcggggtccaggagcttccccggcggcgtgggaaggacgggggagcggggtactcgaggcgcggtgtgttgccgccctcgatgtacttgaggacggcctccaacatgcgcccgggcacgccccaccaccgacgccggccgacggcgttgagcctgccggagggctcgacgccgttggtggcctcgagctgctcggcgtgacggcggcggaaataaggctcccagagcgggctgtcggggacgtaccgtggcccctccctcgccgcacgcggcagggacgagtggatgcgtgcgatctccgcacgccgcgccgcgtcggtgggtatcgggggcaccggcacgccgccggcgctaatcctccacgccccgggcacccgcatgtccggcgggaccggtactcggcctcgaaaaggaggcgagcctcgttctcatgaagatggcggcggccaaagccgttcgccgccgcgccgtcgcctgggaagcgctcggccatgggtgtGATGAACTAgagacggcgagagagaggagagggaggaacgacgacaGCGAGAGAGTGCGAGCCGCCGAGTGCGCTGGGGCGCGTATTATATAGGCCGAGGTGCCGCCCGTGCGCGAGCCGCCGTGAGTACGCGTGGCggacgagggagggcgagggacgcgcgtcatccggtcttcactgcgccgcccgtgaggcatcaatggcgcaggctgaccggcgcggcagcgcggcagctttggcattgattcgccgcgggaaacgaggcgatgaggacgacgaaggggcgagaagagggtagagtcgctgacgcggcgggcccgccgctgtttcgcgccaaaacagttcgcccgggCGCCCACGTGcgcccccccagcgcgccgggttcggcctgggtccgccggcgctgttttcggcccaagccggcgaaaatcgggctcctgagggcgcgactgggccgatttttcggcgccggtgcaaaaaaacgcctggggaggccttcctgggggcgcggctggagatgcccttaatgaaggaaatatgccctagaggcaataataaagttattatttatttccttatatcatgataaatgtttattattaatgctaaaattgtattaaccggaaacataatacatgtgtgaatacatagacaaacagagtgtcactagtatgcctctacttgactagctcgttaatcaaagatggttatgtttcctaaccatgaacaaacgagttgttatttgattaacgggatcacatcattagaagaatgatgtgattgacatgacccattccattagcttagcacccgatcatttagtatgttgctattgctttcttcatgacttatacatgttcctatgactatgagattatgcaactcccgtttgccggaggaacactttgtgtgctaccaaacgtcacaacgtaactgggtgattataaaggagctctacaggtgtctccaaaggtaaatgttgggttggcatatttcgagattaggatttgtcactccgattgtcggagaggtatctctgggccctcttggtaatgcacatcacataatccttgcaagcattgcaactaatgagttagttgcgagatgatgtattacggaacgagtaaaaagacttgccggtaacgagagtgaactaggtattgagataccgacgatcgaatctcgggcaaataacatactgatgacaaagggaacaaagtatgttgttatgcggtctgatcgataaagatcttcgtagaatatgtgggagccaatatgagcatccaggttccgctattggttattgaccggagacgtgtctcggtcatgtctacattgttctcgaacccgtagggtccgcacgcttaaggtttcgatgacagttatattatgagtttatgagttttgatgtaccgaaggagttcggagtcccggatgagatcggggacatgacgaggagtctcgaaatggtcgagacgtaaagatcgatatattggacgactatattcggacatcggaaaggttccgagtgatttgggtattttcgaaggtaccggggagttacgggaatacgatgaagaagcaatgggccttaatgggccttagtggaaaggaccaggaggtggcgcgcgcccctcccaagcccagtccgaattggacaaggggtttggggcgcggcccctctctcccttccttcccctcttcccccctttcccccccttctcctagttggactaggaaaggtggaaacctactccaactaggagtaggaatcctactcctccttggcgcgcccacaagggccgaccggcctcccccttgctcctttatatacgggggcagggggcaccccatagacacacaagttgatccacgtgatcatattcttagccgtgtgcggtgcccccttccaccataatcctcgataatattgtagcggtgtttaggcgaagccctgcgacggtagtacatcaagatcatcaccacgccgtcgtgctgacggaactctttcccgacactttgctggatcagagtccggggatcgtcatcgagctgaacgtgtgctagaactcggaggtgccatagtttcggtgcttgatcggtcgggccatgaagatgtacgactacatcaaccgcgttgtgctaatgcttccgctgttggtctacaagggtacgtagatcacactcttccctcattgctatgcatcaccatgatcttgcgtgtgcgtaggatttttttttaaattactacgtcccccaacaCTTAACCGCCCAAACACCATTGCTCTTGCCACCCTTTTGTTTTACTCGATAGCCGTTGGCGCTCCCAACAGTGCACCGCtcgactcctccccccaccccacccccacccccggcaGGCTGGTAGGGTTTCTTACCTGTTGGAGAGGATGCTGAAGTCCCTTTCCCCCATTTGCATGAGGCAACTCAAAGCTTGTATTGAACACTCGTCGGCGGTGGGTACCTCGACGGTTGTGGCGGTCAGAACTTCCTCTGCGGTGATGTGGACTTCCCTAGCTTTGAGGTTGGGGTTTGTGATGGACATTGCGGCCTCCTCACCGTGAGCGTCTTCTTCGGCTCTGGCGGCACTTGCTCTACCCGAGGAGGCAAACAATGCAAGTTTTTTTATCCGTACATGCTTCTTAGGTGTAGATTGCGCGACGAAAGTGAAGATTGCATAGGAGGTTAGGTTTTTTAGGATGGTTCGCGGCGATTTCTTCTCCACCTCCAACAACACTGGTAAGATCCCATGGGATTGGATAAGCGGGTACAATATTTCAATTTTGTAGATTACATTGATTCACATATTAGATTAGATTAAACATGCCACATTTCTAGGCTCTTCACTTCCATGGATTAGATCATGCCAAGGTTGTTCACTGTCATGAATTAAATCGTGCCAATGTGCACTATGCATGTCTTTGTAGGTCCATGGTTGTGCACTGCTTTGTTCATGTGCTTGTGGACTACTTTTGTTTATGTTCTTCAGTGTGCTCCAATGTAGGATCATAGCAGTGGAGGAACATAGCAATTTAGGATCATAGTTATGCTTCATTGTATTGGTACACTGCTTTGTGTATGTACTTCAATGTAGGGTCATAGATATATTGGATCATAGCAATGTAGCATCATAAATACGCTTTATTGTGCTTGTGCATTGCTTTGTTCATGTGCTTCATTGTAGGATCATATATATGCTCAATTGTGCTTGTGCACTTCCTTTGGTTGATTCTACTATGATACTCATCTATGTCTACTTAAGTGATAAGGCGATAAAGATCAAATGGAACGTCGTGGGGGTGGCTACCATCCACTGGGCGACTTCAAGGATGTGCTCCCTTGCAACCAGTGGGGACTGGGTGACAGGAGGCGGTGACGTTGCCTCTACAAAGCATGACCACAAACCCAAGCTTGGGCACAAGGTGGAGGCGACAAGGGTGGCATGCCATTTCTATGTCTAGATGGACGAGAACGATGTTGACATGCTTCTCGCCCCGAAAATATTCCAGAAGACACTCAGGGATTAGATCCACACCCCTCCTTCCTTGTTCCATGCCGGTGACTGCCTATCGATATTGTGAGCAATGGATGCTGGTCACCGAGTTCGGCAACCATGTGGCATGGGGGCAAAACTGGAGTGAGTTCAGCCGCAAGCACCAAAGGATACCCAGTGACATCATCATGTTGAAGCTGACGGGTTGGGCTTAGAGGTCAAAGTCTTCGACCGCATAAACTTGACTAGCAAGCGGCACAACGGCATTAAGCATGCCTAGGTGGTGGAACATTGTCAAGGTCCGAagtaagtagtagtagtagtagtagtagtagtagtagtagtagtagtagtagtgtcgTGGTGAACTGTACATTTTGGTGTTGGTTAGGGGCATGGGATACCCAAAACTTATTGTTTTGATAAGGTGTTTCAACCCCTGATGTTAATAAGTGTGCAGTGGCATGAGATGCCCAACACAAATACCCCTAATCATTATGATGTTATGTGCTTATGTTGTTAGATGCTAATATTGTCATGTGCTCGTTAGTGTGCTACATATGGGTGGAAAGGTCATCATGTTTGAAAGGGGTGATTAGAACACCCCATTGCACACAATTAAACATTTTAGCTTTGCATCTGCTCATCTAGAAACCACAGATGCAGGTGACCAAACACCATGCGGAAATATGACCAGTTATTCGGTACAGGCTACTGAACGCAGTAGAACATGGCCCAAGCTGTGTTTCAACTCATGCAGGCTCAAGCGACCCATAGATGCAGGAGGCATAAGATCGATACAATCTATCAATCACGCCCCAAGTGGATCAATAGCAGGATCCATGCCCGTCTTTGGTGAGGTGAGGATTCT
This window contains:
- the LOC123129518 gene encoding 5'-nucleotidase SurE-like; the encoded protein is MDRKELPIHISYRPSHASRCLTVKKVWNESYVAYTSLVRPGKIFKEIVAAHADRSGVSHCITWRSALRCKRVNINGATAFGVSGTPADCASLGISGKLFDGLVPDLVLSGINIGNNCGLHVVYSGTVAGAREAFIYGIPALAMSYNWYAMFLLI